CAAAAACACTAACAGCTAACCAGAAGGGTGGGAATTAGTTGATTGATTTAATATAGACAACCATTTTTAAGGTGCCATTATAGAGTTTACAAAGACCTATGCTCAAAAGAAGCAGACaatgaggaatgcagcaaagaaactATTTATGTTATGTATCAGTATGTACTTTGGTGTCTTGGCCTTGAGGATTTtccattattagaaatattttcttTGTAAGCAAATAAAATTAAACTGAGAAAATGGGAATGAGACTAACATCAAGAAATGTGGATAAAAAATTGATACCTACaaattggtgttgcaattttaatgatttctAAGCAGTGCTATTATGGTGAGAAAATGATCTCTCTGCAcgtcaaaacagtttttttttgtcttgttacaAATATTTCAACGACTTCAATAGATGAGATCCATTTAAGACTGGAAATTCACTTCTATGCAGGCTTGCCACAAGCAGATTTTTGCAGTGATGAGCAGTACCACATCCAATATTCTGGTTCACAAGTAGGTCACCCACATCATATCTTTCCACATTCCAAGCATTTCCACTAACAGCCGCAGAGGAGCAACCCCTTTCTTACCTAATATTATGACAAACAGTTGAACAGCATCCTCCATTATGGTTTTGAATACACCCATCATACCTGCAAATAAGGAACATCTTCGCATTTTGCCCAAAGTTGTGTTCCAATTACCCATTCGATCTAAAAAATATTCTGTTTCATCCTTCTGTGAATACAGTTTCCAACCTTCCACAACAAGGGTCATAACCATATAACAGACCCAGGTATAAGACTTGTCCCATGACCCCACACAATATATCCTATTACAGTCTTGTTACAAGCAAATTTTACACCACAGAAGCACAACTACTTCTAGAAAGCAGCTAAGTCATAAACCAACTCCACTGCAATGCCTATCCAGCCTTTTATCTGGCCATTTCCCCTAACCAGCTGTCTATTCAGATGAATGGCCACTAAACTGTGGCCAAGGGTAAGGATGACCATCAAGCAGCACAGCTTGCTGCTGAGCACAATAAGGGTAACATCAACACCTGCTCACTACTGCTACCACCTGGATCCTCTGTCCTAACTGCATGACTACTGGTTTGTGTTGGTTCTGAACGAATTCTGTATGCCAACATCCTGCTAACAAAAATCAACACAGCAACAAAAAAATGGACCAAATTTcaactatgtttaaaaatttaaaCTTGGTGGCATGTTGTGGAAAACCTCTCATAAATTGTGACTTATTCCCAGTATGACTAACACCATGTACCGAAACAGCCTCACTGACAGCTTTGCAGTCATCGTGCTGACACAATTAGAGATcctaaactgattatacacaataACATGTCTTAAAACACACTACAATACAACAGCTATGGCTTCTATGGTTACTTCATAACATATATAACTCATTTGCCCCCTGCATAAGTTTGTGGATGTACATTACAATTGACTGGTTCCTGCCATTCACCTCAAGTTAACTCACCTAATTATCCTGTACTTTTGCTTCTTTAGTTtatatgcattttaatttttttaaattcattgtatGTCACCTAGGCTTCAATTTCAATCTGTTCTCCTACCTCTGAATCATTAACTATACTATAGGTTATAAAGCTTCACTGCTTCTGCAATCTCTTTGTTGATATTCCTCTCATTTTAACAGTGTCTCTCCATTGCGCAAGTCCTATGAGTAACCTTGCTAATTAGTCCTGATTAATTTTGTACAGCCATCCTGCTGCTTCAGAAACAAACCTTTTGTTTCTAGTATTAACTTTCTGTCCAAAACTGACATACCTGTCAGTAACTAGAGATCCACAAACCTCCTTTCTAGAAAATATACTTTTTCCAATCTGTTCATCACTGTTTATTATCTCTAGGTTAACATGCCTGGAATGGTACAGTAACAGTAGAAATAATAAATAGCAATCACCAGACTAGAAAGAAGTCTATTTTCTTTAACACTATGTCACTAGGCTTAGATAAACTCATCTCATTTGTGGAGCATGTTAGCCTGAATGACAAGCCTGATCTTTCTATTAATCACTGCCATCATATTCGTCTTTAAAATACAGTCTGCTGAACATGCTGTGACATCCTCTAAATAGTGTACCAGCAAATCACAGGAAATTTCTCAAATGTAGAACACATGGGTGTCAGTTTGCAAATGAAGAAGAGTGGTTTTAAAAGATAGTAATACTGCTCCCTCCACCCCCTCACTAATTGGTTCAGTCACTGTTAAGCCTGTGCTTCTCCCTCAACCTTATATATCACTTCTTGTGCTTTTCTGTAAGGTTTTGATATGTCCATATCTGTAaataaccccaatttttattatcgTTGTTGCTGTAGATGTGAATTTCGAAAATTTTGATGTGCTCTATGTAACATGTGtgcaaatgaatgtactgaacaaatGTTCAGTGGATTTTGGGGATGGTTAAAAATTACCATTGTGCAGTCTCTCAAGAACAATGACACAcaagttactgttttttttttttaatatgcgaAAGATACATACTACGTAGCCTACACAATGAGAGGCATCTTCAAACATATGATGTTCACCGCGGATTGGACTTCAAACACATGATGCAGAAATCTTCTTCTACAGGAACGAGTCACATCAATAATGGAAACCCTGTCGCGTCCTTacgtaacagaaatattttacagattATTCTAACTAAACACTGTCAGATGTAAATGTAACATTAACTGTAAAACTGTTGAATCAGGCTTGATTTCTAGAGTTAAATAAACGCGTGGTATTGCAGCAATATTGAGATTTGTATAAAAAATGTGCACATGCTTGGACAAAAGTACCAATATTTActccacaaagtacattaatagTGAAGGCTGTGGAAGCTAGTAGTTACCATACCCGAAATATCAACTACATCAATACTTTTCGCctttggaaactgctgtcgtaaaatcTCTTTTAATCTGTTTTCCAAGTCGGTACTTTTGCCGGGGTTGTTTCCATTTTGAACACGGCTAAACAGCTAGAAATGAAGAATTCAGAAATCAGTCTTTATGTATCGTATCACGTTTTGAATCAGTAGGTTCATgttccaaaacagaaaaaaagaaccaaAAATCAAATCTACTGACCGCAAAAGAACGAGTCCCGCGCACAGTCAAACACAGGTTCCGAAACATGTTTCACATGAGAGTGAGAGAATTAGACACTTGTTCCGAATTATGTTGCAACATAGGATGTAAGAATGCGTATTTTCGGAGGTCTACACCTGTAGCGCATATCACTACACAAACCGAAACAGTTTGCCCTTGTCGTGAGTTTCTCATGTACATGATATTTAAACTTCTCAGAGATATGACATTATGACAAGAATAACACTAAAACAACTGCGCAATGAAGAGCACCCCATTTGAAAACGATGTGACCACATTTCACCCAAGAAATACGCAGAGTGCATTAAATTACAAAGAAAAGTTCTCGTGAGTAGTGTTCAAGACATCCCTTTCGCTTTATTAAGCTTATACGTTATTCATGAatccataatttttaattatgttattgcaGGGGCTCCTGCATGTTTTCCTGTTATAGGTGCAAAACATTTTCCCCAAACATGTGATTTAGAAATTTTGGGGTTATTGTTATCTGCTCGCCATTTTCTCCTACTGGTCTCTAAAGTGCACTTTTATCCCTTAACTGTGCTGATAGTGTCTATAAACGTAATCCATGCCCGCCTTTCCCCCCGATCCCCACTCCACATTGCGCTTATGTTTCGTAATACTTCTTGAGTTAAATGCCAGATGTCGTTGGACCTTTTCGTAATATTCGTAGACATTGTCGTGTAATCGTTGCAGGTACCGGTGTGCATTGTTGATGCCCAAAGGTGAAATATCGCAACTATTAATCGTTTGGACCCCATCAGCATGTAGATGCTGCTAGCAGCAAACCAAAGGAAAACAGATGCAGAGCAAAATCTTCATGAGccaaaactacaagaaaacccggtgagtggtgtcaaaaatcattccattggaaaacagtcactattatcctttaaaatattacaccataatgtgcagtcCATGTTCAATAAGTTACTAGAAATAGATCTCTTCCAAAAAACAAAGTCACACTTAGATGTtctctgtattactgaacactggttaacagaagacaaAACGCCTCTTGGCGAACTAACTCTAGCTGGTTATTCTTGTTGGAACAAAAGTAAGGGAGGTGGTACAGCAATCTATGTCAAAAAATTTAAGATACAAAAgcctcacaaagtacaataatatgcaaatagaaacagactttgaattctccttaatgatcttaacagactataacctattgatactgaatgtatatagagcccctgatgggaacatccaaaccttcaaacactccctcgaagcactactcacaaaaattcactcactaaacaaaaatctattattAAGTGGAGATtctaatattgacttcctcacacctggaaaaaacaaagatgaattgttgaatattacacATTCATTCAACATATCCCCAACTGTAAACAcaccaaccaggatcacaaaaaattcaaaaacagctctaGATCTGATTTTCATAAACGCAGACAAACTACACCACTCAATCAAAGTCATCAGCACAGGTCACAGTGACCATGAAGCCCAAATACTAACGCCGAATTTAAATTACATAAGACAATATCCCACAATATCTAAAATGCAAAGCCAATTTAATGACAATAATATACggctttttaactatctgttaagggctgaaaactgggcagaggtctataaagaaaatgatgtaaactacatatttaattccttccatgaaacatttctccatcacttcaatactgcatttccactgaaatccaggaaaatcggaaacaaacacacaaactcatgggtaacGAAAGGGATAAGGATTTACTGCCAAAAAAGGGGTGACAAAAAATCAGATGAAACACCATGAAGTcgatgatcagtttaggtcatattgtaagacctattttgcaatctacagaaaagtaatccaataagcaaaaaaattatacaatgataaatttataaaggaatctaatAATGAAATGAAAGGCTCGTGGACAgctgtaaaaaatgaaacaaacagtaagcagcatattataaacaaaacattaagactaaacctaaatgatgaagtcacatcagatccccaaaaaatagtaaatggttttaatgactattttagcaaaatagcagaaaacctgataaagaacaactgccacagaccaaatactcaacaccaaacactaatagaaaccataccagtacaggcatcaatgtttcttcacaaagtctccaatactgaagtacttacagctataaaagtACTAAAGAATAAATACTCCAGTGGCAATGACgacattcctgatttaattgtaaagaaatgtggagaatccgTCGTAGAACCCCTAAaccacataataaatgcatcctttacaaatggagttttccgTGACCTACTAAAGACTTataaaattaccccacttcacaaaaagggcccTAAAAATGgtgtagccaattacaggcccatagcacaactcagcttattctcaaaaatatttgaaaaattattttacaccagattggaagactacccttattaacaaaacaccagcatggttttagaaagcaaaggacaactaccacagctatttatgagtatctcaacaaaaccttaaaagcactggataataaggaaatcactactggtatctttttagatttatccacagcctttgatgtaattgaccataccatactccttaaggtgttagcaaataaaggtataagaggaattgcaaacaaatggttagtatcttacctgtcaaacagatttcaaaaagttgaaattaattttgaaaaaaaaaaaaaagaatacaaccacccatcaatctactgtccactcctctgacacaatgcctattagatatggtgtgccacaaggctcaatcctgggacccatactgtttctgctatacattgatgatataagcatgaagcttgctacaggacatatttgaaattgttgaaattaattttgaaaaaaaaaaagaatacaaccacccatcaatctactgtccactcctctgacacaatgcctattagatatggtgtgccacaaggctcaatcctgggacccatactgtttctgctatacattgatgatataagcatgaagcttgctacaggacataccacactatttgccgatgacacgagtatactaataacaggtactgatacagaggaccacaaccaaaaaattaaaccgcttatgttgtcactcagcaaatggttcaacgagaacaaactgattataaatatacagaaaacaacatacatcttcagactctcatcccaaaaacaagaaatgcccgatgtgattctaaataaccaagagcttatgtgtgtggactctgtcaagtttcttggcatatggcttgaagaaaatctaAAGTGGGAGACACACACAAATCATATCTCAAAAAACctatcaactgtgtgttacattttaaggatactcaaaaaatcagtcacaaaatctgttctcatacaagtatattatgcttacttccactctactttacagtatggaatcatattttggtggaactcacctggaggtagatatattttcaaaatgcaaaaaaaggcaatacgcataatatgtaacctaagacataacgaatcatgcagacaacatttcaaaacaaatggcattatgacattGACCTCTGCTTAGATTTATAACATCGTCCCATTTGTCAAGTCATagctgttaaacaatgactgcacattaaaattcaatggagatattcataactacgcaacaaggcagcaatctgacctacatatgattcagtccagaactacctgctaccaaaaaattgtttttttaatgttgggatacaaatgtataataatttaccaaatgaaataaaagcaacaaagaacccaagagccttcacacataagttAGAAAAttatctcttggaccattgcttttatgcagttgatcattttttttggAAGGGGTTAAAattattgtaaacaattttatgataaatgttcaattaggtctgaaaattatatactgtgcatgtctatgaaatatactggattattatatactgtgcatgtctatgaaatgtaCTGGACTAttatactattacatttgtattggctgtttgtactttacaatacaacatttgtattgactgttttgttaaagatagcaaacctcctcattacaaaataatgtaaaatcaatttattaaaaattacttgtaaatatggtctcttgacctgtccaatatcgtatgaacaaccttacaattctatgatttgtattaactgttttgtttaagatagataatttctttgaaacaaaataatgtaaaaatcaatttgtaaaaattacttataaatagctctcttgacctgtccaatatcatatgtacagctgtacaatactattaTTGTCtgtatcaataaaaatacaatacaatacaatacattacaGATGTAAGATAGGTAAGCTAATCTTTCAAAAAATTAACTTTAGTCTGCAAATTGAAAAGTGTTGATTAGGTATTAATCATGCTGTGTAGTCTAACTAAAGGCCATATTTACTTTTTCAGCACAAGGATTTTGGAGGCGCCTAACAGAAGTTGAAATAGTGACGACTATTAACCAAGGACACAGACTTTCCACAATTGTATGTAGTGTATGTGTTCTGGGGAGTCTGGATATTTTTCAAAATGATTACCTTTCATTTATAACCTTTTATGAACACTGCCTGTGTCATAAATGTCCGTGCTGTGAACATAATTACTTTGCAACGATTTTAGTGATTGTAGCCTGGCACAACACCTTGTAGGGCAGAATAACCGCAAAGTCAGTGTGTGAATGTTTCTTATAGCACCATCTGCGTTGTCTTCTTGTAGCGATTTAATCACTGCTAGCCTCAGTGATGAATGCCTTACAACATATACAACACGTAACGAATACATTGCATCGCATCTTGTACTACCAAACGGAAATTATGTGCCAAACAATGAACAAATATAGCGCTCGGCTCAAACTGAGTAATCCTATTTTGTAATCCTGTTAAATTTCCACTGACATTGGTCATGCAATCATAAAATTGACCACGACAGTATATCATGTCGATGGAAAAACGCCTTATGACATACTGGATGACTTAAAACAATGTGCTAGTACTTTTTGAAGCAATTTCATGGAAGCCAATAAAAACTTATTCAACTTGAACATTTTTATCGATATATGTGAAACATATGGATAATTTCCTTCACTGATATGTCGGAAGTTTCTGCAGTTAAGAGACAAATATTGTACCTCCTTAATGGGTTTCACAATGTTTTGCTATAAATCGCTGGATAATAAGGAGACAATTTCATTCAGTATATTGTGAGAAACTCTCTTATATGAAGTTCGCTGCAGCCAAGACTCTAAGTCAGGAGCATCTTCTGCTCTAAGTGGCATCAACTGATGAATATTTGATGCTTCACCTGTGTGACCACGAATTGCTATTCCTTGCTGACTAAAAAACTGGAGGGACGTTATTATCTTTGAAATCGCCTTGTGTGCATTTTTCGTATCTTCTAATTTTATGTGAGGGACGGGATGACTCATTAGTACTTCATTTCCAAGTTGCCAGAGCAGTCATGGACGAATGGTGAAGTTCATTTCCAAGTTGCCAGAGCAGTCATGGACGAATGGTGAAGTGTATATTTCTCCGAAACGTTCAAATGTCTTTCGCCACGGGGAAAATCCATTTCTAAGAAATGCATTACGTGAATCCCTGTGTGCAGAAGTAGCAGTTGAAGACAGAGGCACTATACTGGAATTAAAAGCGTTTTTACACACTCTACAGAACACTTTGTCCAGTTCTACAACATAATAAATCTAAGGAAATGTGTTTTTTCATCCTTTGTGCTATGACCTGCCTGACGGTTTCCCAACACTTCTTGCTGATTTACTGTAGGAACTGGCAGAAGACACATTCTCGGGTTCCTATTTTTTGGCTGAACATGCTTTTCACTATTGTCGATGTTAGTAATATCCACATGTGATGATGACGAATTTACCCATAGCGACTAGGAATCTACTCGAATTACAAAGTATGTATAGAAGCAATACTCAATAATgtatttcatatttccacacacaTCCAGTAATCGTGCAACGTTTGAAAACAACGAAAATTTTTGCCTGGCGAAGAGATTTGATTCATGCACCCCATCAGTA
This genomic interval from Schistocerca cancellata isolate TAMUIC-IGC-003103 chromosome 3, iqSchCanc2.1, whole genome shotgun sequence contains the following:
- the LOC126175069 gene encoding bolA-like protein 3, translated to MFRNLCLTVRGTRSFALFSRVQNGNNPGKSTDLENRLKEILRQQFPKAKSIDVVDISGGCGAMFEISVEAPEFKGLNTVKQHRLVNNALKEQIKEMHGLRIHTSVPS